In a single window of the Roseiconus lacunae genome:
- a CDS encoding ABC-2 transporter permease, which yields MNVQIFTRLLWKDYRLLRSLAIAAPLSTLGFFILLELISHLVPLGRSDTLGGATAIWSFVPFLVAFGAPALLIGSEEDSGSLAWLRTLPANWKPIIASKFLVSFGCLMWSWLIGTLLLFVTFGIHQKEILFDITNSKQQVDGPFPAALGTIGLSIAALLCSLFTATYFRSAIVGLIASAPMFGAALWAFFGLFVWWSGAARPMPFSADALFWFVAIACLVLLALTGLTTLASRQRLTGPERDWSALSKANRIRSAYQPPMSTGYKLGAALAGRRPSPFHALLWQSFRPNAWYYLLAVVISIAAGVLVHADQNSRALGYILLAIVGFAIAGLTFYSDSIRGRSAFFFDRGISPRLVWVTRLLPSFVLIHLILLIAISPFLITVNLAQETAMILSIYAGGLAAYAMAVLFSQATTRPLLSFFAGPVAVHFSGMFLVLAVFGFYPWAVGVLLISAAILFVASYRLTNLWTQRKAYTKHYVLTSVKYIAAALLFPVLVVLAIRWSTMLPNTSTWRQDMFAMELPTSDRDPIAIRPGAGNQRLRLSTPVTIPLGDELDWILSKELADEDNIGEHISLLRLSEIFIDPQHSSYQGQQFWISRIGHPDTTLFDDQLAVIDVLQKWSRVVRDQAIEGQSSFNELLYVAEHADWLSTLALQMMVNQSGVNVEIRQRLVNLPSDQTVQQSRQNSLIRHWRSYQESRSGFWGGYPNPPTLPWLVIERVRAQRAVDHLTMGTLEQTRQGDWFTFAETAVGYETIAYIRRDTDVNNVYAYYPLYPSEWIRRFGEIDQRLKTLRGFAGSKSGE from the coding sequence ATGAACGTGCAAATCTTCACGCGATTGCTTTGGAAAGACTACCGTTTGCTACGGTCGTTGGCGATTGCGGCCCCACTGTCGACGTTGGGATTTTTCATCCTACTAGAATTGATCAGTCACCTCGTCCCCTTGGGCCGATCTGATACGCTCGGCGGAGCGACCGCGATCTGGTCGTTCGTCCCATTTTTGGTCGCGTTCGGTGCCCCGGCACTTTTGATCGGTAGCGAAGAAGACAGCGGCTCGTTGGCTTGGTTACGCACGTTGCCGGCCAATTGGAAACCGATTATCGCCAGCAAATTTTTGGTCTCGTTTGGTTGCTTGATGTGGTCCTGGCTGATCGGAACCCTGCTATTGTTCGTGACATTTGGGATCCATCAAAAAGAGATTCTTTTCGATATCACCAATAGCAAGCAACAAGTCGACGGTCCGTTCCCGGCTGCGCTAGGAACCATCGGTCTCAGTATTGCGGCATTATTGTGCAGCTTGTTCACGGCGACATACTTTCGGTCTGCTATCGTTGGCTTGATCGCATCGGCACCGATGTTCGGGGCTGCCCTGTGGGCGTTCTTCGGTCTGTTCGTCTGGTGGTCAGGTGCCGCCCGGCCGATGCCCTTCTCCGCTGACGCGTTGTTTTGGTTCGTCGCGATCGCTTGCTTGGTTCTCCTCGCCCTTACCGGATTAACAACCTTGGCTTCACGGCAACGGTTGACCGGCCCGGAACGTGATTGGAGTGCACTATCGAAAGCCAATCGGATTCGCAGCGCCTATCAACCTCCGATGTCGACGGGATACAAGTTGGGAGCGGCATTGGCAGGCCGGCGTCCCAGCCCCTTTCATGCATTACTGTGGCAAAGCTTCCGGCCAAATGCGTGGTACTATCTTCTGGCGGTCGTGATCAGCATCGCCGCCGGTGTCCTAGTCCACGCAGACCAAAACAGCCGAGCGTTAGGATACATTCTGCTCGCCATCGTTGGTTTTGCCATCGCCGGACTGACATTCTACAGCGACTCGATTCGTGGGCGGAGTGCGTTCTTTTTTGATCGCGGTATTTCGCCAAGGCTCGTCTGGGTTACTCGATTGCTGCCGTCGTTTGTGTTGATCCATCTGATCTTGTTGATCGCGATCAGCCCATTCTTGATCACGGTTAATCTCGCTCAAGAGACCGCGATGATCCTGTCGATCTATGCCGGTGGTTTGGCGGCATACGCGATGGCTGTCTTGTTTTCTCAGGCAACGACACGTCCGTTGCTAAGTTTCTTTGCGGGTCCGGTTGCGGTGCACTTTTCCGGCATGTTTCTGGTCTTGGCGGTCTTCGGGTTCTATCCCTGGGCAGTCGGCGTGCTGTTGATCTCTGCTGCGATTCTATTCGTCGCGTCTTATCGATTGACAAATCTTTGGACGCAACGAAAGGCCTACACCAAACATTACGTACTTACATCAGTTAAATACATTGCCGCCGCACTGCTTTTTCCGGTCTTGGTCGTTCTGGCGATACGTTGGTCGACGATGCTTCCGAATACATCGACCTGGCGACAAGACATGTTTGCGATGGAATTGCCCACTAGCGATCGCGATCCGATTGCGATTCGCCCCGGCGCCGGGAACCAACGCCTTCGTCTTTCGACGCCGGTTACGATTCCTTTGGGTGATGAACTCGATTGGATCCTCAGCAAAGAACTTGCCGATGAGGACAATATCGGCGAACACATTTCGCTGCTAAGGTTAAGTGAGATTTTCATCGATCCGCAGCACAGCTCCTATCAAGGACAGCAGTTTTGGATCTCGAGAATCGGTCATCCGGATACCACGTTGTTTGACGACCAATTGGCGGTGATCGATGTGCTGCAAAAGTGGTCACGTGTTGTTCGCGACCAAGCGATCGAAGGGCAATCGTCGTTCAACGAACTGTTGTATGTGGCCGAGCATGCCGATTGGTTGAGCACGCTGGCCCTTCAAATGATGGTGAACCAATCGGGCGTCAATGTGGAAATTCGTCAGCGACTTGTGAATCTGCCCAGCGATCAAACTGTGCAGCAATCACGACAGAATTCATTGATCCGTCATTGGCGATCGTACCAAGAATCACGAAGTGGTTTCTGGGGCGGCTACCCAAACCCGCCGACACTTCCTTGGCTGGTGATTGAACGTGTCCGAGCCCAGCGGGCGGTCGATCATCTCACCATGGGGACTCTGGAACAAACCCGGCAAGGCGATTGGTTTACGTTCGCCGAAACCGCCGTTGGCTATGAGACGATCGCCTACATCCGACGGGATACCGATGTCAACAATGTTTACGCCTACTACCCGCTCTACCCGTCTGAGTGGATTCGGCGGTTCGGTGAAATTGACCAGCGGCTGAAGACACTACGTGGCTTTGCCGGATCTAAGTCTGGGGAATGA
- a CDS encoding ABC transporter ATP-binding protein encodes MNSIISLKNVSKRFGNKQALDHVNLEIPSGIVFALLGENGAGKTTMIRILTGTLKPDSGHAEVLGMHCLKESEDIRKKTGYVSDAPAMYDWMTAEEIGWFTSAFYDDLFPGRYVEALGAFDISPGVKIKHMSKGQRAKVALALATSHDPSLLILDEPTSGLDPMVRRQFLESMVDRAALGHTVLLSSHQISEVERVADWIGILHEGELKLVKPLQALRDSTQVITATLDHSDATVVLPRGDVLTESKNGRQLRWIVTDLADDWRQDYDENAGVVRVDQATPTLEEIFVAVCDPHASRPKSQPPEAKPSGEVAYS; translated from the coding sequence ATGAATTCAATCATATCACTGAAGAACGTTAGCAAACGGTTCGGTAACAAACAGGCGCTCGATCATGTGAATTTGGAAATCCCATCGGGTATTGTCTTTGCGCTGCTTGGCGAAAACGGTGCGGGTAAAACCACAATGATTCGCATCCTCACCGGTACACTAAAACCGGATTCAGGGCACGCCGAGGTTTTGGGCATGCACTGCCTAAAAGAGAGCGAAGACATCCGCAAGAAGACCGGTTACGTCTCCGACGCTCCGGCGATGTATGACTGGATGACCGCCGAAGAAATCGGTTGGTTCACGTCCGCCTTTTATGACGACCTATTTCCGGGCCGTTACGTCGAAGCCTTGGGGGCATTCGACATCTCGCCCGGTGTCAAAATCAAGCACATGAGCAAAGGTCAACGTGCGAAGGTCGCGTTGGCCTTGGCGACATCGCACGACCCTTCGCTACTCATTTTAGACGAGCCGACGAGCGGACTTGATCCGATGGTTCGCCGCCAGTTTTTGGAGTCGATGGTCGATCGGGCCGCACTGGGACACACCGTGTTGCTATCCAGTCATCAGATCAGCGAAGTGGAACGCGTAGCCGATTGGATCGGGATCCTTCACGAAGGCGAGTTAAAGCTAGTCAAGCCTCTACAAGCACTTCGAGATTCCACCCAGGTCATCACGGCAACGCTTGATCACAGCGACGCGACGGTGGTGTTGCCACGTGGTGACGTGTTGACCGAAAGTAAGAACGGACGCCAGCTTCGCTGGATTGTGACAGATCTAGCGGACGACTGGCGACAGGACTATGACGAGAACGCCGGCGTTGTACGAGTCGATCAAGCCACGCCAACGCTAGAAGAAATCTTTGTCGCGGTCTGTGATCCTCACGCTAGTCGACCGAAGTCACAACCGCCCGAAGCGAAACCATCAGGCGAGGTTGCCTACAGCTAA
- a CDS encoding GntR family transcriptional regulator, translating into MFFSIDPDGDIPIYEQIVRQVKLAVADGILVGGQMVPSVRQLANELAINSNTIARAYQELQSDSVLEPLRGRGMIVRRDAIKRCTKARNTLVAESFRRALSDALAGGMSADELRSLFEAELTRQQNELEEAAKAGGNGST; encoded by the coding sequence ATGTTTTTTTCGATCGATCCGGACGGAGACATCCCGATCTACGAGCAGATTGTCCGTCAGGTAAAGCTGGCGGTCGCTGACGGGATCCTTGTCGGCGGCCAAATGGTTCCGAGTGTTCGGCAGCTTGCCAACGAGTTAGCGATTAACTCGAACACGATCGCACGTGCTTATCAGGAATTGCAATCCGATTCCGTCCTCGAACCGCTTCGGGGACGCGGTATGATCGTTCGTCGTGACGCGATCAAACGCTGCACCAAGGCGCGTAATACGCTCGTGGCCGAGAGCTTTCGCCGAGCCCTCTCTGATGCGCTCGCCGGCGGCATGAGTGCAGACGAATTACGGAGCCTATTTGAAGCCGAGCTAACTCGGCAGCAAAACGAGCTTGAAGAAGCTGCGAAAGCCGGCGGCAACGGTAGCACTTAA